The window ggtgcaggtaTCTCTAGAGGGATGCAGGAAGGTTTAAGTCGGGCTCTTGGCaatgttattttctctgaagagtCCTCACAAGATCCTGCTGGACAACTGGGAGGTTTTTCTACGCAGTTCACTAAAAAGACAGCATTCCCAGGCCCTTCTCTGTCACAAGGAACTCCATCCCCTTCCTCCATCAAATCTTGTTTAACGCTCTGGTAATCAGTCCAGCCAGCTTGCTCGCCAGAACACTTTGGCCCCAACTACTCAGTCGCATTCCGTCTCATGTCCACACCTGGTCTCTCAAAGGCGTGCCCAAGATCAGGGTACACAAAACCTTGATCCCGACACCACCCCCTCAGCCAGTTATTTACCTCCTctgtcctcctccttccttctgggaCCCAGTCACCAGtcaggaggacagaggagaacccTCCTGGGAGCtcaggaggacagaggagaacactcCTGGCTCTCCCGATCCCTTCAGCGTCTTTCCAAGGGATGCAAAGtccctttctgatgttctgCCATTTCCTCATGGCATCCTCCCATGACCCTACTTGAATGACAACAAGTGGAACGTGGTCTTGTTTGATCACATGCGGTGGAGTCTCCTTAACGTCTCTGAAACGTGCCCCCAGAAGGCAGCAAAGCTCTCTGGAGAGGTTGTCTGGACCTCCTTGTATGGAGGTTGTGCCTCCTTGTATGGAGTCCCCAGTCACTAAGACAATGCTGAGCAATGGCACccggcagctgctgcctggcagggcCTCTCCCTCACCCCATCACCTGAGGTGATTCCCTGATCCAGCACAGAACATGTCCACCCCAGAGCTGAGTGCGTCACAAAAACATGCTGTGTTCTGAGGCCAGCAAGGTTGCCCAGCATGCAGTCTGGTCCCCAGCCCAGGGCACGTCATTCTCTGTGAGGTGACACTCCTCGGTGTGATGTCACAGTTGTTGCCACCTACACCCCTGTGGCGGCGGTGGGAGCGGTGGCCCAGTCTCTTGTGAGAGGCGCAGGAAGAGGACCCAGAGAGAGCATTGTGTCTATCTGGAGATATCCTGCTGTGATGGAGCGGCTGAGAGCCCTTCGAGGTGAGgtccctccacctctctggacaccGTGATGCTGCCCGAGCACATGTGTGCCACCAATGCCTGTTTAGGGCATGCCATTAGCACTGTCCTTGCCCTGCTGAGTGCAGCTGCCCACCATGGTTCCCCCAGTACCCCAGCAAGGGGAaggctctctcccctctccctgccgATCACACATGTGCCggcacagcccaccccacgCTGTGGGGCTGGGTTCCTCCCAGAGCTGGCCGGATGCTCGGCCCTGGCTCCAAgcaacaccagcagcagctgctctgctctttccttccaggtCTCTTTGCCTGTGTGGGCTGCGTGCCCAGACATACGCGTCGCAGGGCCAGAGGCAGGGTGGCAAGCCCTGTCCCCCCCTGTGCCgtgactttgctgctgcagcgcctGCAAGACCAGGAGGTGAGCTGGGGACATCCAACCCTCAATCCTTGCCCTGCCCCAGTGCCACAGTCCCGTGGGTGCCAGGCCCCGGCAGCACACTGGCATGGCGGGCAGCTCCGCGGGAAGAAGGGCAAAGCAAAACGTGACTGATCCCTGTCCCCAGGGTGACCGAGCACAGGCGTACTGCGAGCTGGAGCACGTCCTGCGGGAAGGTGACAGCCGCCCGCCGTGCGGAGTGGTGAAccggctgctggctgaggtgtcCCAGGACCTGACAGCAGCCCAGGTGAGGGGTCGCTCCCAAAGGCAAAGGGAGCCGCCTGCCTGCGCTGATGCTCTGCTGGCGGATGGCGGTGGCTTAGCCCTTCCAAGGGAAGGCCTCAGGCAGTCTCCTGTGCCGCGTGTCACCAGTGACTCTTTTTCAGGGCGTGCCACACAGCGTGAGGATGGCTGCCAGCAATGCCCTGGTGGCTCTGGCCCGGACACACTTCAGCTTGGTGATGGCCGAGCTCCAGGGCCACCTGAAAGCCGTGGGGGAGATGTCCAAGGAGTTTGTGCTCATCACCCTGAGCAAACTGTTCAGCAGCTACGGTagagtgccctcagcctcctgaaGGGGTCTCTCCCCTCTGCGCGTGATCTGCGTTGagctgggggatgcagggctgcagcccctcctccctcGCCGCCGAGGCTCTGACCATGgccttcttcccttctgcagctccacagtgcatcCCCTTCGTGTGGCTGATGCTGGCCGGCCTGCACAGTGTGGTGGGCTGGGTGAGAGGCGGCCGGACCCTGCGCATTGCTTGTGCTGGTGAGTGCCGGCCCAGAGTAGGGGGGCTTGGGGCAGTCCTTGCACCTTGCCCTGCTGCAGACTCTCACAGGCTCCCTTTTCTCTCAAtctctcatcctttttttttttttattttttttctgttttttttttttaatttttaaatgaattattcaattattttttttgttttattttgtttttcttcagttgtgaaACAATGGCTGGAAGGAGTCAAGGCTCACTTGTGCTCTGGAAAGCAATGCCCCTGGCCTGCCATGGAGATGGAGCAGATCTACAAGAatctttcccagctcttcttctctgtgctgaggaactggcaggagtgcaaggaggaaaaggtgagcactgctgcattccCAGCCAGGGATGGCAGCGGGGACATCGGTGTcggcagctctgtctgtgcccagcgggctgagagcagaagggtgaTGAGAGGGAGTGGGCTGGCTCTGCAAAGGGCCCCAAACTGGCTTTGTGCTTGGGGCTGGATCtccctgccaggaagcagccgcatgtcacagcactgtggcaggGATAGCTGGGGATGAAGGAGTGGGGAaaagctccctgccctccagagAGCCCATCTCGTATGGGGCACAGGGGtatgggaaaagggaagggaaagagaaagcccTCCTGTAGGAAGGGCAGACCTTCAGTCTTTGATGCTGGGCCTCTGCCATCCctctccaggacaaacaggcCGTCCtcggggctgtggctgccatgATGGCTGTCCTCCTTCAAGAGGAGCTGTGCCAAGAGCACGTTTGGGAGCAGCTTCTCCGGCTCGTGCACCCGTGTCAGGAGGTCCAAGACACCTGCAGGGGGACCAAGGTGAGATGTTTTGCAGGGCTCAGTGTGGATGTGGGCCTCGTGCAAGTGCCACGACAGGTCAGTGGGACGCGGGGAGGAGGCCAGGAGCCCTTGGAGAAAGACGGAATAGGTGTCCAAGGGAGGTCTGAGGCTTCCTGAGCTCTTCCGTCAAGGAAGGAACAACCCGGACAGGAGCCAGACAGGAGCCACTGGGGACCACctcctggggctgggaggcttcaccaccaccaccactgtggggctctggtgcctgaggagctctgtgctaaCAACCAGGGGGACCATGTCCAGTTGCATCTGATGGGAGAGaagagggctgctgggtgggaatTGCCTGCAACCAGTGCCCAAGCAGGGCTCGATTGAGAGCGAGGGACtctcttggtgctgctgggaggcggGGACAAACCAGGATGCCTGTGCGGGAGCTTTCCCAGCGGACAAACCATTGGGAATCAGTATCTCTGCTCCCAGGTGTCTAGATGTGgcttcagccttttcttcctctcctggtcTCTTGCAGAGCCTCAATATCTTCCTGGAGGCCTTAGAAGGAGTTGAGTCTGTCATCCCCAAGGACAAGTTTCTGGCCATCACCAGTGCCGTGTTCTACCAGGTGAGGGGAGCCAATCCTTGTGCCCAAAGCAGTTTCCCTCTTGGCTACGTCCCAGGAGGACTCAAAGCTCCAAGCCTCTGACGGCTGCTCAGCCTTAGCTCCTGCATGCCCGTGGCTGCTCCAGAGCCGTGTGCgtgcccccagggatgctgtggggcaggctgtgttttgtctgcatGTCCTCTTTCCTGAGAGTGCCCAGGGAGATCAGAGCTGGCAGCaaagtttcttttccatcctcagcACTGATGCAATTTTCTTAAATGGACCttgttcccacagctctctgacGACACCAAGGAGCACAGCGAGgctgacagagcagagctgacccactgcatcctgctgcagggtaaGGAGAGGAGCTCTGGCAATGCTTGGCGGTGCCCCGGCCAAAACCTCTCTCACAAACCTCCGGAATGGGTGCGAGTTTCTTGCTAACACCGTGTGGGAtttcctccccgcagcccgAATCTGCCCCGAGGAAACGGTCCTgtttctgcagtcacagctgggcGCTGACAGGGAGGCTGGATGCGTGGCAGCCCTGGGTCTGCTCGGTGCTCTGGCTCGCTCTGATGGTCAGTACCACAGGTCGGGACTTCCAGGGATCCCTTTTGCCATCTGGGTTGTGCCTCCACGCATGCTTCTGCGCATCTCTTGCAGAGCCCATGATGACAGAGAAGCTGCCCCAGGTTGTGGAGGCTGTACAGTGTCTGTGCAGCGACCCCAGGATCCAGGTGAGCtgatttgggaaaggaaagcgcTGTCGAGGTGATGATGCTGCTGCCTaacacaggcagggctggggtgcccagggaggtgctggggcacTGACCACACGGTTGCGATGGCtcctgtggggagagcagaCAGAGTGGAGCGGGCAGgtccctgtgctgtgcatggaAAGTGCACAGCCGGGTGCTAAGGCCTGGCCCTCACCTGAGGAGCCAAGgcttcttctctgctcttgttGTCACTGCTCATGCCCAAAGGGCTGCCCCAGTGAGCAGGTGgcttccctttgccttctgAGCAGGAAAATCAAAGCCACAATTGACTCctgacaggtgaggagggcCATTCTGCACTTCATCAAGGATGTGCTCAGTGCCAACGCccggagctgctcagcctgggatgtggtggggcaCATCTTCAGTGAGTTCAGCCGCTCCACGGGAAGAAGGGTAAGGACAGTGGGCAGCATCTTCCTTTGGAAGACCCGTGCTGCTCAGAGGCTGGCACAGAAGCACCGGTGGGGCCACACCTGAGCCTCCTGAGAGGCTCCTCAGAACTAAGAGTAACCAGCGTTCCAACAACActgttgtgcaggcagctggagacctttctgcccaggaagcccaggaagaaggagctctccaagagctctgtatGGACATCCTGGAGTCGCTGGATGTCTCTGTGAGCGGGATGACCAAAGTAAGTCACAATCTGACCTGCTGCCACTCCTTGCCTTCACACCACGTGTTCCTCATCCCGTTCCAACACCCCCGGTCTCTCCTCCAACATGCTCTAAAACACACAAGACTCAGGGAAATTCACAGAGTCCTCTTCATCTCTGAGCGGAGGCAGGAACGCTGACACAGTGCTCAACCGCCTCGTTCCCTACAGCTCCTGTGGCCACGGCTGCTGCTGTACGTGGTGCCAGCCCAGTACACCGGCATGCTGATCCCGGTCTCCCGCTGTGTCCAAGCGttggctgagagaggggacctGATGGTGCGGGAGGTGGAAGAACTGGAtccccatttcctcagctccatGTTTCAAGGTAGGAGCAGAAACTCCCCCAGTGAGCTCTGTTGACCCGTGACAGCACCAAGAATGGACAGCGGAGGTGCACGTGGGGGAGCACAGCGTGTCTTGGCATCTCACTCAGCACTTCATTCTCCCCACAGGCCCACTGCTGActccccagacactgctggcacGCCTGCTGGTGAGTAGATGCTCCAGAGCCGGTGCCATGAGCCCTGACGAGGAAGCAGCATGGCCGAGCATGGCAGCGCCTGCCTCACCCATGGGGATGCCATTCTCTTCCCGGGCTTGCAGCACCATGGgcaaagctgctggctgctccttgactgccagggcagagccaagctgcttccctcctgggagaagctgctgctcttgctgcagaagtgaccccgcttctccttgctctcacTCAGGTGGTGGCAGGGAGCCCTTTTGCAGGCAGCGAACTCCAAGCCGCTGCCTTGCTGCTGATGCAAAACCTCCACAGCAGgatccacagagctgtgggggccaTGTGGGCCGCTGAgatccccctgctgctgcagtgcctccaaGGTAAAGTGCTGGCGGGGAGGGAGAGgtggaggcagggaagggggggagtgaaaatggagctctgcagcgtggcagaggggaagcattgcctgcagcccagtacttgctctgctgctgttcccattccaGGGAGACAGCACTGAGGTTCGGGGTCCTTTCCCCCCGGGGATCTGCCCATTCCAGGGCATGGATGGGCCCTTCACATCCCCTCAGACAGCAGTCTTGGAGCAGTTagttctgtgttcctgctgggACAGTGTTTGTGGGGAGGGACAGGTCATTGTGTAGGGTGTGCAGGTCCCAATTTGGCAGTGCCGTGTGCCCAGGCAAACCaggtttgcagcagctcttcctctgtGGCTTGATCCCAAGCAAGGatcttttgcttcttgttgctgtgcagggaaagatGAGAGCTTCCCGGACTCTGCAGGGTGGGAGCAGCGTCTATTAAAGGTACAGCATTTCCAGAAGGCACGGTGCAGAGAAGTGTCTGCCTGTCTCAAGGAGCCCCGTTCCCAGAGAAGACAGGAACAGCCTCTCAAATGCTGCTGCGGAGCGGCCGCACGCCTCTGTGgtgctgcctcttcctctttgtcCCAAGCCCAAGGGGGATCccaggagaagagcagcaggcagctatAAGGGAGGGAATGCTGGgtggagctgggagagggactgCTCTTCCAGTCACCTCTCCCCAGAAGACTGCGGCAAtgtgggaagaggcaaagggCAAGGAACCATTGGCTTCTCCTGTTCTCCAACAGTTCCTGAGGGCGTCATTGAATACTATGGAGGATGAGGCGTGGACCAAGGGCCTGAGCTGCAAGTTGAGCcagtggctgagcagctctcccagcaacTCTGGAGAGAAGGTGGGTTCTCCCCAGCTCTCCCCAGCGGTGCAGTCGCAGGGGCCCAATtgaggctggggctgcaggtggtgCTCTGCTCACGCGGGCTGCTCACGCTGCTTCCCTGGCCCGTGCCCCCGAGAGCCTCTCCCTGCAAACTGCCTGGGGGTGGCTAAAGCTCGGCCCTGCACCTGCTCTCAGCGTCTCTCAGGGAGCGTGGGTCCTTCCCACCtggccctctcccagcaggtcaggctgctgccacatctcagcttcttccttcccttcccatcccttctcttcccttcccatgcagtctttcctgtacaaggctctggggacagtgctgggagcttgCAAGGAAGTCCTCCACATCCAAGAGAAGCTCCTGCAACACCTGGAGGAAGCAAACGCAGAGGAGCCATCTGAGGCCCAGGTGAggtctcctctcctccagcttctgTGAGCGTCCCCGCTCTGTCCCTGGAGCAGAGGGcttctcctggccctgctccgGGCCTTTTgatctcctcactgctgctgtttccctcaGGCGAGGACCAGCCCAGCCACTGTGGCTGGCCGTACCAGTAGGTTCAGGCCTGCGCCAactgccccttgttcttttgtgcagggaatgatctctcttctcagccatgctgctgagagcaacTTTCACCCAGTCCTGGACACACTCACCATGTTTGCGTCCAGGCTGTGCAAAGGCCAGAATGGGAGGATTCCCAGACGCAAGAAGGTGAAGCATTACGCATTTCCAtcttggctttctgctgccttattTTCACTTGGGAGCCCAGGTGCCTCGTGGGGCACCGGGGGCTGCTGAGCGAGTGTCTCAAGGCATTTTACCccacacagatggagctggacagcagaagagctcacGCCACACGCAGCGCTCTCATCCTCGCCCACGGCAGCTTGGCACTGCGTGCCtccaaggaacagctgctcGCCCGCCTGGAGGGAGACATCGTGGg of the Gallus gallus isolate bGalGal1 chromosome 1, bGalGal1.mat.broiler.GRCg7b, whole genome shotgun sequence genome contains:
- the LOC121107639 gene encoding maestro heat-like repeat-containing protein family member 2A isoform X1: MERLRALRGLFACVGCVPRHTRRRARGRVASPVPPCAVTLLLQRLQDQEGDRAQAYCELEHVLREGDSRPPCGVVNRLLAEVSQDLTAAQGVPHSVRMAASNALVALARTHFSLVMAELQGHLKAVGEMSKEFVLITLSKLFSSYAPQCIPFVWLMLAGLHSVVGWVRGGRTLRIACAVVKQWLEGVKAHLCSGKQCPWPAMEMEQIYKNLSQLFFSVLRNWQECKEEKDKQAVLGAVAAMMAVLLQEELCQEHVWEQLLRLVHPCQEVQDTCRGTKSLNIFLEALEGVESVIPKDKFLAITSAVFYQLSDDTKEHSEADRAELTHCILLQARICPEETVLFLQSQLGADREAGCVAALGLLGALARSDEPMMTEKLPQVVEAVQCLCSDPRIQVS